In Aspergillus nidulans FGSC A4 chromosome IV, a single window of DNA contains:
- a CDS encoding uncharacterized protein (transcript_id=CADANIAT00000912) — protein MVETQGPTVTGIALAFAIITVFVILLRLFARLYVLKKFDVDDALIIFACGFSWAFSAVTIVAVKHGLGMHLDDVDPSNMVTYAFNVWLSSMFYLSCLGFVKTSVCWFYTRLGDKYLRRMSYIMFGIVACQAIANVCTAAFQCRPISKAWDTTLKGTCVNINVFYLANAALNILTDLLTYTLPVRVIFKLQMPRKQKIALVFILCLGLFACVSSIVRITYIPTMLSSDDATWAISGAMYWSAIEINVGILAASIPSFKAIASRFLPRLIGEYSSNKAYNYAYGAGSGFSKVRDPSRNQSVHMHSLRGRANDHTVIGTGNLSGIDRSSEERIFVPEGKIYAHTEIEVRQD, from the exons ATGGTTGAAACCCAGGGTCCGACAGTGACCGGTATCGCGCTGGCTTTCGCCATCATCACTGTCTTTGTCATCCTCCTGCGTCTCTTTGCTCGACTCTATGTTCTCAAGAAATTCGATGTTGACGATGCTCTAATTATCTTTGCCTGT GGCTTCTCCTGGGCCTTCTCCGCTGTGACAATTGTGG CCGTCAAGCATGGTCTAGGCATGCACCTTGACGATGTAGACCCAAGCAACATGGTCACCTATGCGTTT AACGTCTGGCTGAGCTCCATGTTCTATCTATCCTGTCTCGGCTTCGTCAAAACCTCTGTCTGCTGGTTCTATACCCGCCTGGGCGACAAGTACCTCCGCCGAATGTCCTATATCATGTTCGGCATCGTCGCCTGCCAAGCCATTGCCAACGTTTGCACCGCTGCTTTCCAGTGCAGGCCTATCTCCAAGGCCTGGGATACCACCTTGAAGGGTACCTGCGTCAACATTAACGTCTTCTACTTGGCCAACGCAgcgctcaacatcctcaccGATCTGCTCACGTATACGCTGCCAGTGCGGGTGATCTTCAAGCTCCAGATGCCACGCAAGCAGAAGATTGCTCTCGTTTTCATCCTCTGTTTGGGACTTTT TGCCTGCGTCTCCTCCATCGTCCGTATCACCTACATCCCCACCATGCTCTCGTCTGATGACGCAACCTGGGCCATCAGCGGCGCCATGTACTGGTCCGCCATCGAGATCAACGTTggcatcctcgccgcctcaATTCCCTCCTTCAAAGCTATCGCCTCGCGCTTCCTCCCCCGCCTCATTGGCGAGTACTCGTCCAACAAGGCCTACAATTACGCGTACGGTGCAGGCTCCGGCTTCTCAAAGGTCCGTGATCCGTCGCGGAACCAGTCTGTGCATATGCATAGTCTGCGCGGTAGGGCCAACGACCACACGGTTATTGGGACAGGGAATCTTAGCGGGATCGATCGGTCGAGCGAGGAGAGAATCTTTGTCCCCGAAGGCAAGATCTATGCCCATACGGAGATTGAGGTTCGGCAGGACTAG
- a CDS encoding protein CYP573A3 (transcript_id=CADANIAT00000911) produces MGLGELALSQLTLANVVLGGIAYIVLKFIYQIVYYRFFHPLSVFPGPFWGSVTRLWIAWHNLKETELPTIYGLTKKYGPVVRVTPTLLLVSDPTKLPEIYHRNADKTGHYITGSFGETESLFNMRSHKTHAAFRKHAAGPYSFSSVKRMEPLIDARIRDWSNKLNEKYVQTGEAFDFSWWAVYMAYDIISEVGFGAPFGFVEKGEDVGGLIQGFHDGLPAFGLLARLHPFTSWMKTTFLKKYLVAKPEDDSGIGVLMRFRDGLIEKRVQDLKSNKDIGRIDLLQTFLEARTEDGQPLTMDYIKAEILLVLLAGADTTGTVFQAMIYYLLTNQSVYERMMDEVDTAIRKGLITDDVPQYIEIQEHLPFFVAIVRETLRMCPPAPNIFPRYVSEPGLDLYGKVAPAGTEITGNPWIMHRDEAVFGKDAEEFNPDRWMDPERAKIMNKYLFTFGYGARVCLGRDIAMMELFKGPLQFFRYYKPYPVQGKPEAKFVIKGGVGFWRDMWVKIEKRPLVKPE; encoded by the exons ATGGGACTCGGGGAACTGGCTCTCTCGCAGCTGACGCTGGCCAATGTCGTGCTGGGCGGCATTGCTTATATCGTCCTAAAGTTCATCTATCAGATTGTTTATTACCGGTTCTTCCACCCGCTCTCGGTCTTTCCAGGTCCCTTCTGGGGATCCGTCACCCGGCTCTGGATCGCATGGCATAACCTGAAGGAGACGGAATTGCCAACCATCTATGGCTTGACGAAGAAATACG GACCTGTCGTTCGAGTGACACCTACACTGCTCCTTGTCAGCGATCCCACCAAACTCCCTGAGATCTACCATCGCAATGCCGACAAGACTGGTCACTACATAACCGGCTCCTTCGGCGAGACCGAGTCGCTCTTCAATATGAGGTCGCACAAGACCCATGCCGCGTTCCGCAAGCACGCCGCTGGACCG TACAGTTTCTCGAGCGTGAAGCGGATGGAGCCGCTCATCGATGCCCGCATTCGTGACTGGTCCAACAAACTCAATGAGAAGTACGTCCAGACGGGTGAGGCGTTCGACTTCTCATGGTGGGCTGT GTACATGGCATACGACATCATCAGCGAGGTCGGTTTTGGCGCTCCCTTtggcttcgtcgagaagggcgaggacgTTGGCGGTCTCATCCAGGGTTTTCACGATGGGCTCCCGGCATTCGGTCTCCTCGCGCGTCTGCACCCTTTCACTAgctggatgaagacgacgttcttgaagaagtaCCTGGTCGCAAAGCCCGAGGATGACTCTGGAATTGGTGTTCTCATGCGCTTCCGTGATGGACTTATCGAGAAGCGAGTTCAGGATTTGAAATCCAACAAGGACATCGGCCGCATCGATCTCCTGCAGACTTTCCTCGAAGCGCGCACAGAGGACGGCCAGCCCTTGACGATGGACTATATCAAGGCGGAGATTCTCCTTGTTCTGCTCGCCGGAGCCGATACTACGGGCACTGTCTTCCAGGCGATGATCTACTACCTCCTCACCAACCAGAGCGTTTACGAGCGGATGATGGATGAAGTCGACACAGCCATTCGAAAGGGTCTGATCACCGATGATGTGCCCCAGTACATCGAGATCCAGGAGCACCTCCCATTCTTCGTGGCGATCGTACGGGAAACCCTCCGAATGTGCCCTCCCGCTCCAAACATCTTCCCCCGCTACGTCTCCGAACCAGGACTGGATTTGTACGGCAAGGTGGCGCCGGCTGGCACCGAGATAACAGGAAACCCATGGATCATGCACCGCGACGAGGCCGTCTTCGGCAAGGACGCAGAGGAATTCAACCCGGACCGCTGGATGGATCCCGAGCGGGCGAAGATCATGAACAAGTACCTCTTTACTTTTGGGTACGGGGCCCGAGTGTGTTTGGGTAGAGATATTGCCATGATGGAACTGTTCAAGGGGCCACTTCAG TTCTTCCGTTACTACAAGCCCTACCCCGTCCAGGGGAAGCCAGAGGCTAAGTTTGTGATCAAGGGAGGCGTGGGTTTCTGGCGCGACATGTGGGTGAAGATTGAGAAGCGCCCACTGGTTAAGCCAGAGTAA